TTATATTCGTGTTGCCCTCCGTGGCCGTGCCCATCAGATGCAGGCATCGGTCCGCCATCACAGGAGTCATTCATGTCCCGCGTCACCATCGAGCCCTCGGGAAAGTCCGTCGAGTGCGTTGCCGGTGACACCGTGCTGATGGCGCTGGAAAAAGCCGGCTACGCGCTGCCGAACAACTGCCGCGCCGGGGCCTGCGGCGAATGCAAGGTCAAGGTGCTGTCGGGCGAGTACGACCAGGGCATGGTGCTCGACATGGCGCTGACGCAGCAAGAGCGCAGCCAGGGCTTCGGCCTGATGTGCATGGCCAAGCCGACCTCGGACGACATGGTGATCGAATGGGGAACGGCCGATGCGCGGCCCAAGCTGTTCCCGCCGCGCGAGGGTGCGTTGTTCGTGGTCACCGACAAGCGCCCGGTCGCGGCCCGTGTGATCGAGCTGCACCTGCGCCCGGTCGGCAAGCCGATCCGCTACTGGCCCGGCCAGTACGTGACCGTCGGCGACCCGCGCGCGGGCATCGCGCGGCGCGCGTACTCGATCAGCAACGCGCCGCGCCCCGACGGCGAGCTGGCGCTGCACGTGGCGCGCGCCGAAGGCGGCGTGACCAGCGCCTGGATCCACGACCGTCTGCAGGTCGGTGACGGCTTGAAGATCGATGGCCCTTATGGCACCTTCATCGGCGATCCGGCCGTCGACACGCCAGTGCTGTGCCTGGCCGCCGGCACCGGTCTCGCACCGATCCTGTCGCTGACCGAGGCGGCG
This genomic interval from Burkholderiaceae bacterium contains the following:
- a CDS encoding 2Fe-2S iron-sulfur cluster binding domain-containing protein yields the protein MSRVTIEPSGKSVECVAGDTVLMALEKAGYALPNNCRAGACGECKVKVLSGEYDQGMVLDMALTQQERSQGFGLMCMAKPTSDDMVIEWGTADARPKLFPPREGALFVVTDKRPVAARVIELHLRPVGKPIRYWPGQYVTVGDPRAGIARRAYSISNAPRPDGELALHVARAEGGVTSAWIHDRLQVGDGLKIDGPYGTFIGDPAVDTPVLCLAAGTGLAPILSLTEAALRRGFRKPVVLLQSARTREDAYAHGMMSWWRTKHRNFDYQVTLTREQHEGFLHGRVDVVLPRLFQDLSKHTIFAAGSPEFTASCVDTCKRLGASADRIYTEGFFAVQRATVADADHLLATP